A single window of Pseudarthrobacter psychrotolerans DNA harbors:
- a CDS encoding CoA-acylating methylmalonate-semialdehyde dehydrogenase, whose translation MVRELSHYVDGQRVTGTSGRFSDVFDPCTGQVQARLPLASAEEVRNVVAAAEKAQVQWGAMNPQRRGRILLKFVDLVNENMDELATLLSSEHGKTFADSKGDIQRGIEVVEFAAGAPHLLKGEFSDDAGAGIDVHSLRQPLGVVAGITPFNFPAMIPLWKSGPALAAGNAFILKPSERDPSVPLRLAELYSEAGVPDGVFNVVNGDKEAVDALLEDPRVKAIGFVGSTPIAQYIYATAAAHGKRAQCFGGAKNHMVIMPDADLDMAADALIGAGFGSAGERCMAISVAVPVGEKTADALISKLTERVKHLRVGHSLDKDSDFGPVVAASAKERIEGYIQSGVDEGATLLADGRGLTVDGYADGFWVGPTLFDNVTKDMKIYKEEIFGPVLSVLRAADYDEALRLCSEHEFGNGVAIFTRDGDAARDFASRVEVGMVGINVPIPVPIAYYTFGGWKASGFGDLNQHGADAFRFYTKTKTVTTRWPSGIRQGASFIMPEGS comes from the coding sequence ATGGTGCGCGAACTATCCCATTACGTGGACGGCCAACGGGTGACGGGGACCTCCGGCCGCTTCAGTGACGTTTTTGACCCCTGCACGGGCCAGGTCCAGGCGCGCCTGCCCCTGGCCAGCGCGGAGGAGGTCCGGAACGTGGTGGCCGCCGCGGAGAAAGCGCAGGTCCAGTGGGGTGCCATGAACCCGCAGCGCCGCGGCCGGATCCTGCTGAAGTTCGTTGACCTCGTCAACGAGAACATGGATGAACTCGCCACGCTGTTGTCCTCCGAACACGGGAAGACTTTCGCCGATTCCAAGGGCGATATCCAGCGCGGCATCGAGGTGGTGGAGTTCGCAGCGGGCGCCCCGCACCTGCTCAAAGGCGAATTTTCCGACGACGCCGGTGCAGGCATCGACGTCCACTCGCTTCGCCAGCCACTCGGGGTAGTCGCGGGCATCACCCCGTTCAACTTCCCGGCCATGATCCCCTTGTGGAAGTCCGGCCCGGCCCTCGCCGCCGGCAACGCCTTCATCCTCAAGCCTTCCGAGCGTGACCCCTCGGTGCCGCTGCGCCTTGCCGAGCTGTACTCCGAAGCCGGCGTCCCGGACGGCGTGTTCAACGTGGTCAACGGCGACAAGGAAGCCGTGGACGCGCTGCTGGAAGATCCCCGCGTGAAGGCCATCGGCTTTGTGGGCTCCACGCCCATCGCACAGTACATCTACGCCACCGCGGCCGCCCACGGGAAACGCGCCCAGTGCTTCGGCGGGGCCAAGAACCACATGGTGATCATGCCGGACGCGGACCTGGACATGGCCGCCGACGCCCTGATCGGCGCCGGCTTCGGCTCGGCCGGCGAGCGCTGCATGGCCATTTCCGTGGCCGTCCCGGTGGGGGAGAAGACCGCGGACGCACTGATATCGAAGCTGACCGAGCGCGTCAAACACCTCAGGGTGGGCCACAGCCTGGACAAGGACTCGGACTTCGGGCCCGTGGTGGCGGCGAGTGCCAAGGAACGGATCGAGGGCTACATCCAGTCCGGTGTGGACGAGGGGGCCACCCTCCTTGCTGACGGCAGGGGCCTCACCGTGGACGGCTACGCCGACGGCTTCTGGGTGGGACCCACGCTCTTCGACAACGTCACGAAGGACATGAAGATCTATAAGGAAGAGATCTTCGGACCCGTCCTGAGCGTGCTCCGTGCCGCCGATTACGACGAAGCGCTAAGGCTCTGCTCCGAGCACGAATTCGGCAACGGCGTGGCCATCTTCACCCGCGACGGCGACGCCGCCAGGGACTTCGCCAGCCGGGTGGAGGTAGGAATGGTTGGCATCAACGTGCCCATCCCGGTGCCCATCGCCTATTACACGTTTGGCGGCTGGAAAGCGTCCGGCTTCGGCGACCTGAACCAGCACGGCGCCGATGCGTTCCGCTTCTACACCAAGACCAAGACAGTCACCACACGCTGGCCGTCCGGGATCCGCCAGGGCGCCAGCTTCATCATGCCGGAAGGCAGCTGA
- a CDS encoding glycoside hydrolase family 13 protein: protein MQHPLVPTPGSALNSWWASAVVYQIYPRSFADANGDGMGDLPGITARLPYLRSLGVDAVWLSPFYKSPQADAGYDVADYRVVDPLFGALPDFDELLQNAHSLGLKVIVDLVPNHTSDEHVWFREALTGAPGSRVRDRYMFRPGKDAVAGSGDRNLAPNNWRSIFGGPAWSRVTEQDGTPGEWYLHLFDTKQPDLNWDNAEVREEMRSVLRFWLDRGADGFRVDVAHGLVKEAGLPDWEGVAAMVEGTAEARDARRTTPGDAPGAHTDAQEPHRAVSPQYPPSPFFDQDGVHEIYRDWHKVLAEYQGDRMMVAEAWVEPAERLARYVRKDEMQQAFNFDFLLAGWDAERMAEAIEDSLKADASVEAPSTWVLSNHDTVRHSTRFGLEDPTTFPKGIAAGDEQPDAALGLERARAASLVSFALPGSAYIYQGEELGLPEHTTLPDEARQDPTFFRTKGAEIGRDGCRVPLPWRAEETGFGFADAFTGDGARDTKAADGAPGVRRPAAPWLPQPESFKDLAADRQDGFAGSTLELYRSALAFRSAHRLGSGTFQWAGIHHPAQGVLAFKNGEVLVLSNMAQAVVPVPAGYTVALTSGPLTSDAMAEIPPNCTAYLTNK from the coding sequence ATGCAACATCCACTCGTTCCCACCCCCGGTTCCGCACTCAACTCATGGTGGGCCAGCGCCGTCGTCTATCAGATTTATCCGCGTTCCTTCGCTGACGCCAATGGCGACGGCATGGGTGACCTCCCCGGAATTACGGCCCGCCTGCCGTATTTGCGGAGCCTGGGAGTGGATGCTGTGTGGCTTTCACCGTTCTACAAATCCCCGCAGGCGGACGCGGGCTACGACGTGGCTGACTACCGGGTCGTTGACCCTCTTTTCGGGGCCTTGCCGGACTTCGACGAATTATTACAGAATGCTCACAGCCTGGGGCTGAAGGTCATTGTTGACCTCGTCCCGAACCACACGTCAGATGAGCACGTCTGGTTCCGCGAAGCTTTGACGGGCGCACCAGGATCCAGGGTGCGGGACAGGTACATGTTCAGGCCCGGCAAGGATGCGGTCGCCGGTTCCGGCGACCGAAACCTGGCACCGAACAACTGGAGGTCGATCTTCGGTGGGCCGGCCTGGAGCAGGGTCACCGAACAGGACGGCACCCCCGGCGAATGGTACCTCCATCTGTTCGATACCAAACAGCCGGATCTGAACTGGGACAACGCCGAGGTGCGGGAAGAAATGCGATCCGTCCTGCGCTTCTGGCTCGACCGTGGGGCTGACGGCTTCCGCGTGGACGTTGCCCACGGCCTGGTCAAGGAAGCGGGACTTCCCGACTGGGAGGGCGTGGCCGCCATGGTCGAAGGAACCGCGGAGGCCCGGGACGCGCGGCGTACGACGCCGGGCGACGCACCAGGCGCACATACCGATGCACAGGAACCGCACCGTGCCGTGTCGCCGCAATACCCGCCGTCGCCGTTCTTTGACCAGGACGGCGTGCATGAGATCTACCGAGACTGGCACAAGGTCCTGGCTGAGTACCAGGGCGACCGCATGATGGTTGCCGAAGCCTGGGTTGAACCTGCGGAGCGCTTGGCCCGGTACGTCCGCAAGGACGAGATGCAGCAGGCCTTTAACTTCGATTTTCTCCTGGCAGGCTGGGATGCCGAGCGAATGGCCGAAGCCATCGAAGATTCCCTCAAGGCGGATGCATCCGTGGAAGCCCCGTCCACATGGGTGCTGAGCAATCACGACACCGTGCGCCACAGCACCCGGTTCGGCCTGGAGGACCCCACCACCTTCCCCAAAGGCATCGCCGCCGGAGATGAGCAGCCGGACGCTGCCTTGGGCCTGGAGCGGGCCCGTGCCGCCTCCCTGGTCTCGTTTGCGTTGCCCGGATCCGCCTACATCTACCAGGGCGAGGAATTGGGCCTTCCGGAGCACACGACACTTCCGGACGAAGCCCGCCAGGATCCTACGTTCTTCCGTACCAAAGGTGCTGAAATCGGCCGCGATGGGTGCCGGGTGCCGCTGCCCTGGAGGGCAGAGGAGACCGGGTTCGGCTTCGCAGACGCGTTCACTGGTGACGGCGCACGGGATACCAAGGCAGCGGACGGTGCCCCCGGCGTCCGCAGGCCGGCCGCGCCATGGCTCCCTCAGCCCGAGTCCTTCAAGGACCTCGCAGCCGACCGGCAGGACGGCTTCGCAGGTTCCACGCTCGAGCTATACCGCTCTGCGCTGGCCTTCCGTTCCGCCCACAGACTGGGGTCCGGGACCTTCCAGTGGGCCGGCATCCATCATCCGGCCCAGGGTGTGCTGGCCTTCAAAAACGGCGAAGTCCTGGTCCTGAGCAATATGGCGCAAGCCGTGGTGCCGGTCCCCGCTGGATACACTGTGGCTCTGACCAGTGGCCCGCTGACCAGTGACGCCATGGCTGAAATACCACCGAACTGCACGGCCTACCTGACCAATAAGTGA
- a CDS encoding DUF6286 domain-containing protein, with the protein MRRVVYRETHSSRAAVATLAAVLVMGLAGYGLLESAVHAIGQPAWLIEPQLAAERIVALPAGIPPLLLGASGAVVAVVGLFFLLNAVLPGRRARHVLNGTGGLSAVVVDDEVIASALARSARLAANVTPGQVMVVVSRRQVLVNLRPTSGVPVAEAAVLAAVQDELSGMSLVPLPDVRVNVSTVGVIGA; encoded by the coding sequence ATGCGCAGGGTCGTCTACCGGGAAACCCATTCCTCGCGGGCAGCAGTGGCAACGCTGGCAGCCGTCCTGGTGATGGGGCTGGCCGGCTACGGTCTTCTCGAATCGGCCGTGCACGCCATCGGACAGCCCGCCTGGCTGATTGAACCGCAGCTGGCGGCGGAGCGCATCGTTGCCCTTCCGGCGGGCATCCCGCCGTTGCTGCTCGGTGCCAGCGGCGCCGTAGTAGCCGTGGTAGGACTGTTTTTCCTGCTCAACGCCGTCCTGCCGGGAAGGCGCGCCCGGCACGTGCTGAACGGCACCGGGGGTTTGTCCGCAGTGGTGGTCGATGACGAGGTCATCGCCTCCGCCCTGGCGCGCAGCGCACGGCTCGCGGCCAATGTCACCCCGGGACAGGTCATGGTGGTGGTGTCCCGACGGCAGGTCCTAGTGAATCTGCGCCCCACCTCAGGGGTTCCAGTGGCCGAAGCGGCGGTGCTGGCCGCGGTTCAGGACGAACTTAGCGGGATGTCATTGGTCCCGTTGCCTGACGTCCGCGTCAACGTTTCCACCGTAGGAGTGATTGGAGCATGA
- a CDS encoding Asp23/Gls24 family envelope stress response protein, which translates to MEYQNPQPDVGVERQLAASHHAASEAPVPGHGRTVIAETAVAKVAGIAARAVPGVYSLGSAPSRALGAIRDAVGSSDHAAGVRAEVGETQVAVDISLVASYGTPLHSLADQVRSAVYRAVEELVGLQVIEVNVEITDVYVAPPAKAAATGVVEREALL; encoded by the coding sequence ATGGAATACCAGAACCCACAACCCGATGTGGGCGTCGAGCGCCAGCTGGCTGCCAGCCACCATGCCGCCAGCGAGGCGCCCGTGCCCGGGCATGGCCGCACCGTGATCGCTGAGACCGCCGTGGCAAAGGTTGCCGGCATTGCCGCCCGCGCCGTGCCCGGAGTCTATTCCTTGGGGTCGGCTCCGTCCCGGGCGCTGGGAGCCATCCGGGACGCCGTCGGCAGTTCGGACCACGCTGCCGGCGTGCGCGCCGAGGTCGGTGAGACGCAAGTGGCGGTGGACATCAGCCTGGTGGCCTCCTACGGCACGCCCCTGCATTCCCTGGCCGACCAGGTCCGATCAGCCGTCTATCGCGCGGTCGAGGAACTCGTCGGCCTGCAGGTCATTGAAGTCAATGTCGAAATAACCGATGTCTACGTGGCGCCGCCGGCGAAGGCCGCAGCCACTGGTGTCGTCGAGAGGGAGGCACTGCTATGA
- a CDS encoding ABC transporter substrate-binding protein translates to MKTRKYLLPAAAAGILALTLSACAGGGGGGTTGGGSDADANLDGRGPITYVQGKDNSNVVRPLVDKWNAAHADQKVTFKEQTDQADQQHDDLVQNFQAKNASYDVVDVDVVWTAEFAAKGWLQPLKDKMTLDTSAMLKPTVDSATYKGTLYAAPQTSDGGILYYRKDLVPTPPKTWDEMMSMCSIAKANNIGCYAGQFSKYEGLTVNASEAINSAGGSVLDKDGKPSLNTPEAKAGLENLAKAYADGNIPKEGITFQEELSRQAFQDGKLLFLRNWPYVYNLATTEGSSTVKDKLGMTALPGKSGPGSSSLGGHNAAVSVYSKYKATALDFLKFLTNAENQKFFATQGSLAPVLGALYDDKDLVAKLPYLPVLKTSISNAVPRPVSPFYPAVTKAIQENAYSAIKGEKSVDSALSDMQKSIESAGAGS, encoded by the coding sequence ATGAAAACCCGTAAATACCTACTCCCGGCAGCAGCTGCCGGCATCTTGGCCCTGACGCTCTCCGCCTGTGCCGGCGGCGGCGGTGGCGGGACCACGGGCGGCGGCTCCGATGCCGACGCCAACCTTGACGGCCGCGGGCCCATCACGTATGTCCAGGGCAAAGACAACAGCAACGTCGTCCGGCCGCTCGTGGACAAGTGGAACGCCGCCCACGCAGACCAAAAGGTCACGTTCAAGGAACAGACGGACCAGGCGGACCAGCAGCACGATGACCTGGTCCAGAACTTCCAGGCCAAAAACGCCTCCTACGACGTCGTGGATGTGGACGTCGTCTGGACCGCCGAATTTGCCGCGAAGGGGTGGCTGCAGCCGCTCAAGGACAAGATGACGCTGGACACCAGCGCCATGCTGAAGCCGACTGTGGACAGCGCCACCTACAAGGGAACCTTGTACGCGGCGCCGCAAACGTCCGACGGCGGCATCCTCTACTACCGCAAGGACCTGGTGCCCACCCCTCCCAAGACCTGGGACGAGATGATGAGCATGTGCTCCATCGCCAAGGCCAACAACATCGGATGTTACGCAGGCCAGTTCAGCAAGTACGAGGGCCTGACCGTCAACGCCTCTGAGGCGATTAACTCCGCAGGTGGTTCGGTACTGGACAAGGACGGCAAACCGAGCCTGAATACGCCTGAGGCCAAGGCCGGACTCGAAAACCTCGCGAAGGCCTATGCCGACGGCAACATTCCCAAGGAAGGCATTACCTTCCAGGAAGAACTCAGCCGGCAGGCTTTCCAGGACGGCAAGCTCCTCTTCCTGCGGAACTGGCCGTACGTCTATAACCTGGCCACCACCGAAGGGTCCTCCACTGTGAAGGACAAGCTGGGCATGACGGCACTTCCGGGCAAGTCGGGTCCGGGCTCTTCATCGCTGGGCGGTCACAACGCGGCGGTAAGCGTCTACTCCAAGTACAAGGCCACCGCCCTGGACTTCCTGAAGTTCTTGACGAACGCTGAGAACCAGAAGTTCTTCGCCACGCAGGGGTCGCTGGCTCCGGTGCTAGGAGCCCTGTACGACGACAAGGACCTGGTAGCCAAACTGCCTTATCTGCCGGTACTGAAGACGTCCATCTCCAACGCAGTTCCGCGCCCCGTTTCGCCGTTCTACCCGGCCGTTACGAAGGCCATCCAGGAGAACGCGTACTCGGCCATTAAGGGCGAGAAGTCTGTGGACTCTGCACTCTCTGACATGCAGAAGTCCATCGAGTCCGCCGGTGCGGGATCGTAG
- a CDS encoding enoyl-CoA hydratase/isomerase family protein, with amino-acid sequence MTGLPPEAGAAKAGGAEAGTAEVLFERRGHLGIMTLNRPKAVNALNAGMVAAMLAQLTAWADDDGMAAVLVHGAGERGLCAGGDIVAIYRDILGGGTETADFWQAEYRLNSLIAAYPKPYVALMDGLVLGGGVGISAHGSVRVVTERTRTGMPETTIGFVPDVGGTWLLAKSPGETGTHAALTGAHLTGADALFLGLADHFVPSGRLPELAAALEHESAEAAVVRFAQSPPPSGLEAQRDWIDAAYASDDVEDIVRRLRTVEGAPGGAPGGEPRAEATEGAATIEAKSPTAVKVTLESLRRAKGLTLDEALAQEYRVGLRFLAAPDFREGIRAQVVDKDRTPQWKPATLHEVRAADVERFFAPLGDRELNLHTKEPDNA; translated from the coding sequence ATGACCGGTCTCCCGCCGGAAGCAGGCGCCGCGAAAGCAGGTGGCGCGGAAGCCGGTACCGCTGAAGTGCTCTTCGAACGCCGCGGCCACCTGGGCATCATGACGCTCAACCGGCCTAAAGCAGTCAACGCACTGAACGCCGGCATGGTGGCCGCCATGCTGGCGCAGCTCACCGCCTGGGCGGACGACGACGGCATGGCCGCCGTCCTGGTGCACGGCGCCGGCGAGCGTGGCCTCTGCGCCGGGGGCGACATTGTGGCGATCTACCGGGACATCCTTGGCGGCGGGACGGAAACGGCTGACTTCTGGCAGGCCGAATACCGGCTGAACTCCCTGATTGCCGCGTACCCCAAGCCTTATGTGGCCTTGATGGACGGCCTGGTGCTGGGCGGCGGCGTGGGGATCTCCGCGCACGGTTCGGTGCGGGTGGTCACCGAACGCACCCGGACGGGGATGCCGGAGACCACCATCGGGTTTGTGCCCGACGTCGGCGGGACCTGGCTGCTGGCGAAGTCACCTGGGGAGACCGGCACCCATGCGGCGCTGACCGGCGCCCACCTGACCGGGGCGGATGCGCTGTTCCTGGGTCTCGCGGACCACTTTGTCCCGTCGGGGCGCCTGCCGGAGCTGGCGGCGGCGCTCGAACACGAAAGTGCGGAAGCCGCCGTCGTACGGTTTGCCCAGAGCCCGCCGCCCTCCGGGCTGGAAGCGCAGCGCGACTGGATCGATGCCGCCTACGCCAGCGATGACGTGGAGGACATTGTCCGGCGGCTGCGGACCGTGGAGGGCGCGCCGGGCGGCGCCCCGGGCGGGGAGCCTAGGGCCGAGGCAACCGAAGGGGCCGCCACGATTGAGGCGAAGTCCCCTACGGCCGTGAAAGTGACCCTGGAGTCCCTCCGCCGGGCCAAGGGACTGACGCTGGACGAAGCACTGGCGCAGGAATACCGGGTAGGGCTTCGGTTCCTGGCCGCGCCGGACTTCCGCGAAGGGATCCGCGCGCAGGTGGTGGACAAGGACCGTACGCCGCAATGGAAGCCGGCCACGCTGCATGAGGTGCGCGCGGCAGACGTGGAACGGTTCTTCGCGCCGCTGGGGGACCGGGAGCTCAACCTGCACACAAAGGAGCCGGACAATGCCTGA
- a CDS encoding exodeoxyribonuclease III codes for MKIATWNVNSLRARADRVEAWLQRSDCDVLAIQETKCKDENFPWELFERMGYEVAHFGVSQWNGVAIASRVGLEDVERTFLDQPPFGKEGKDPVQEARAMAATCGGVRVWSLYVPNGRSLDDEHMPYKLKWLESLKDHAQGLVAADPKAQIALMGDWNIAPLDEDVWDIDLFLSQGHTHVSPPERAAFHAFAEAGFTDVARQYTPGPGVYTYWDYTQLRFPKKEGMRIDFVLGSPALAARVTGASIDREERKGKGASDHAPVLVDLAD; via the coding sequence GTGAAGATTGCTACCTGGAATGTGAACTCCCTCCGTGCCCGCGCCGACCGTGTGGAGGCCTGGCTGCAGCGCAGCGATTGCGACGTCCTGGCCATCCAGGAGACAAAGTGCAAGGACGAAAACTTCCCGTGGGAACTGTTCGAACGCATGGGCTACGAGGTGGCCCACTTCGGTGTGAGCCAGTGGAACGGGGTTGCCATCGCGTCCCGGGTTGGCCTGGAAGACGTGGAGCGCACGTTCCTGGACCAGCCTCCGTTCGGGAAGGAAGGCAAGGACCCCGTCCAGGAAGCCCGTGCGATGGCTGCCACGTGCGGCGGCGTCCGGGTCTGGAGCCTCTACGTGCCCAACGGCCGCTCCCTGGACGACGAACACATGCCGTACAAACTCAAATGGCTCGAATCCCTCAAGGACCACGCCCAGGGCCTGGTCGCCGCTGATCCCAAAGCCCAGATTGCGCTCATGGGCGACTGGAACATCGCGCCCCTGGATGAGGACGTCTGGGACATCGACCTGTTCCTGTCCCAGGGCCATACCCACGTCAGCCCGCCGGAGCGCGCAGCTTTCCACGCTTTCGCAGAGGCCGGGTTCACCGACGTGGCACGCCAGTACACGCCCGGTCCCGGCGTGTACACCTACTGGGATTACACCCAGCTGCGGTTCCCCAAGAAGGAGGGAATGCGCATTGATTTTGTCCTTGGCTCCCCCGCTTTGGCGGCCCGCGTCACGGGCGCATCGATCGACCGCGAGGAACGCAAGGGCAAGGGCGCCTCGGACCACGCCCCCGTCCTGGTGGACCTGGCGGACTGA
- a CDS encoding carbohydrate ABC transporter permease: protein MSTATAATELRARQDKGRKNAQNREKWAQGRTYISAVVVLIWCLAPAYWMVVTAFREVGFTYDTSILPSHVTLDNFNTAFDTSFGNHFGQALLNSVFIGLTVTLIALLLGVFAAYALARLNFRFKYLVLGFILGASMFPGVALITPLFQLFTNIHWIGTYQALIIPNISFVLPLTVYTMTSFFREMPWELEESARVDGCTQGQAFRKVIMPLAAPAIFTTAILAFISSWNEFLIASQLSSDATQPVTVAIANFAGAQPNQIPYTAIMAAGTIVTIPLVILVLVFQRKIVAGLTAGAVK, encoded by the coding sequence ATGAGCACCGCGACAGCAGCCACCGAATTGCGTGCCCGGCAGGACAAAGGCCGCAAAAATGCGCAGAACCGCGAAAAGTGGGCACAGGGCCGGACCTATATCAGTGCGGTAGTTGTCCTCATCTGGTGCCTGGCCCCGGCCTACTGGATGGTGGTGACTGCCTTCAGGGAAGTCGGCTTCACGTACGACACTTCGATCCTGCCCAGCCACGTCACTTTGGACAACTTCAACACGGCTTTCGATACCTCGTTCGGCAACCACTTCGGCCAGGCCCTGCTCAACAGCGTCTTCATCGGCCTGACGGTTACCCTCATCGCACTGCTGCTGGGTGTCTTCGCGGCGTACGCCTTGGCGCGACTGAACTTTCGGTTCAAGTACCTCGTGCTGGGCTTCATCCTCGGGGCTTCCATGTTCCCGGGCGTTGCCCTCATCACACCGCTTTTCCAGCTGTTCACGAATATCCACTGGATCGGCACGTATCAGGCGCTGATCATTCCGAACATCTCCTTCGTGCTGCCATTGACCGTCTACACCATGACCTCCTTCTTCCGCGAAATGCCGTGGGAGCTCGAGGAATCAGCACGCGTGGACGGGTGCACACAGGGGCAGGCGTTCCGGAAGGTGATCATGCCGCTGGCGGCGCCGGCCATCTTCACCACGGCCATCCTGGCATTCATCTCCTCATGGAATGAGTTCCTGATCGCCAGCCAGCTGTCCAGCGATGCCACCCAGCCAGTCACGGTTGCCATCGCCAACTTTGCCGGCGCGCAGCCCAACCAGATCCCCTACACTGCGATCATGGCTGCGGGCACCATCGTCACCATTCCCTTGGTGATCCTGGTGCTGGTGTTCCAACGGAAGATTGTTGCCGGCCTGACAGCAGGTGCAGTCAAGTGA
- the mmsB gene encoding 3-hydroxyisobutyrate dehydrogenase, with product MPEQITVAFLGLGHMGGPMAVNLVRAGYTVAGFDVVPAALDAAQTHGVPTAASPLDAIAGADVVLTMFPSGQHVLDAYRGAEGQPGLLAEAKPGTMFLDCSTINVDEAREASALAIAAGHRAVDAPVSGGVVGAEAGTLTFMVGGEAEDFEAVRPLLEVMGKRVVHCGGHGGGQAAKICNNLILGVSMIAVSEAFVLGEKLGLTHQALFDVASNASGQCWALTTNCPVPGPVPTSPANRDYQPGFAGALMAKDLRLALNALESTGVAARLGPLASEIYDTFAAEGGAGRDFSGIITDIRDKS from the coding sequence ATGCCTGAACAAATCACCGTCGCTTTCCTGGGCCTGGGCCACATGGGCGGGCCCATGGCAGTGAACCTGGTCCGGGCCGGCTACACCGTGGCGGGCTTCGACGTGGTCCCCGCTGCCCTGGACGCCGCCCAGACCCACGGCGTCCCCACGGCGGCCAGTCCGCTGGACGCCATAGCCGGTGCCGACGTGGTGCTGACCATGTTCCCCAGCGGACAGCACGTGCTGGACGCCTACCGCGGCGCGGAGGGACAGCCGGGCCTGCTGGCCGAGGCCAAGCCGGGCACCATGTTCCTGGACTGCTCCACCATCAACGTGGACGAGGCGCGGGAAGCCTCCGCGCTCGCCATTGCGGCCGGCCACCGTGCCGTGGACGCCCCGGTCTCCGGCGGCGTGGTGGGTGCCGAAGCCGGCACGCTCACGTTTATGGTGGGCGGCGAAGCGGAGGACTTCGAGGCCGTGCGGCCGCTGCTTGAGGTGATGGGCAAGCGCGTGGTCCACTGCGGCGGGCACGGCGGCGGCCAGGCCGCGAAGATCTGCAACAACCTCATCCTGGGGGTCTCGATGATCGCGGTCAGCGAGGCCTTTGTGCTGGGTGAGAAGCTGGGCCTGACGCACCAGGCGCTCTTCGACGTCGCCTCCAACGCCTCCGGGCAATGCTGGGCCCTGACCACCAACTGCCCCGTGCCCGGACCGGTCCCCACCAGCCCAGCCAACCGTGACTACCAGCCCGGCTTCGCGGGGGCGCTGATGGCCAAGGACCTGCGGCTCGCGCTGAATGCGCTGGAAAGTACGGGAGTGGCCGCCCGGCTGGGACCGCTGGCGTCGGAAATCTACGATACGTTTGCCGCTGAAGGCGGAGCAGGCAGGGACTTCTCCGGAATCATCACCGATATCCGCGACAAATCGTAG
- a CDS encoding LacI family DNA-binding transcriptional regulator, translating into MAGMAERSQRGGHSGVSIEDVAAAAGVSTATVSRAVRGLPRVSPATREKILEVAGALGYVASSSASGLATGRTKTIGVLAPFVSRWFFSKAIEGADRELHARHYNLSLFNLGGHGSNRERLFSKTMVYKQIDALLVLCMALTTDELEHLQKIDIPLIVVGGHVEECAYIGIDDYAASSTAVRHLIELGHRDIALLHGDDETDLNFDVPRVRILAFKDVMAGAGLATRPEWDEWGDFTVRSGQEAFRRLWARPGPKPTAIFCASDEMAMGVIFEAARAGVRVPEDLSVVGIDDHDFADAVGLTTVGQRPDEQAELATKMLLDELDGMVGAVQSAVAPHELIVRRTTAPPPS; encoded by the coding sequence GTGGCAGGCATGGCTGAAAGGTCTCAACGGGGTGGCCACAGCGGCGTGAGCATTGAGGACGTGGCAGCGGCCGCAGGGGTGTCCACTGCCACCGTTTCCCGGGCCGTGCGCGGACTGCCCCGGGTTTCGCCCGCCACCCGGGAGAAAATCCTCGAAGTGGCGGGGGCCCTGGGCTATGTCGCTTCGTCGTCCGCGTCAGGGCTGGCCACCGGCCGTACGAAGACCATCGGCGTGCTGGCCCCGTTTGTCAGCCGTTGGTTTTTCTCCAAGGCCATTGAGGGCGCGGACCGTGAACTTCACGCCCGCCACTACAACCTCTCCCTCTTCAACCTGGGCGGGCACGGCAGCAACCGTGAACGCCTTTTCAGCAAAACCATGGTCTACAAGCAGATTGACGCGCTCCTTGTCCTTTGTATGGCCCTCACCACCGACGAACTGGAGCACCTCCAGAAGATTGATATCCCGCTGATCGTGGTGGGTGGCCACGTGGAGGAGTGCGCGTATATCGGTATCGACGACTACGCCGCCTCGTCCACGGCCGTCCGGCATCTGATCGAACTCGGCCACCGGGATATTGCCCTCTTGCACGGCGACGACGAAACGGACCTTAACTTCGACGTTCCCCGCGTGCGGATCCTGGCTTTCAAGGACGTCATGGCAGGAGCGGGGCTCGCCACCCGCCCCGAGTGGGACGAATGGGGAGACTTCACGGTCCGCAGCGGACAGGAGGCCTTCCGGCGCCTCTGGGCCCGGCCGGGCCCCAAGCCAACCGCCATCTTCTGCGCGTCCGACGAAATGGCCATGGGCGTCATCTTCGAAGCCGCCAGGGCGGGCGTCCGGGTGCCGGAAGATCTCTCCGTGGTGGGGATAGACGACCATGATTTCGCCGACGCCGTGGGCCTGACCACCGTGGGCCAGCGGCCCGACGAACAGGCCGAGCTGGCCACCAAGATGCTCCTCGACGAACTGGACGGCATGGTCGGGGCGGTCCAATCCGCCGTCGCGCCCCACGAGCTCATCGTCAGGCGTACGACGGCGCCGCCCCCTTCCTGA